Below is a window of Electrophorus electricus isolate fEleEle1 chromosome 1, fEleEle1.pri, whole genome shotgun sequence DNA.
tgcgcacacacacacacaccagtcctacactatcaccatgagcacctaacgtgcacacgcacgcgcacgcgcacacacacacacacacacacacaagccagtcctacactatcaccatgagcacctaacacgcacacacacacacacacacaccagtcctacactatcaccatgagcacctaacgcgtgcacacacacacacacacacacacaccagtcctacactatcaccatgagcacctaacgcgcgcacacacacacacacacacacacacactcacactcacacaccagtcctacactatcaccatgagcacctaacatgcgcgcacacacgcacacgcacacacagacacgcacatacacacacaccagtcctacactatcaccatgagcacctaacgtgcacagacacacacacacacgcacacacaccagtcctacactatcaccatgagaacctaacacatgcacatacacaccggtccaacactatcaccatgagcacctaacgtgcacagacacacacacgcacacgcgtgcacacacacacacacacacacacacacacacacacaccagtcctacactatcaccatgagcacctaacgcgcacacacacacacacacacacacacacacacacacacacacactcacacaccagtcctacactatcaccatgagcacctaacatgcgtgcacacacacacacacacacacacacacacacacacacacacagtcctacactatcagcATGAGCACCtaacgcgtgcacacacacacacacacacacacacacacacaccagtcctacactatcaccatgagcacctaacgcgtgcacacacacacacacatgcacacacacacaccagtcctacactatcaccatgagcacctaacgtgcacagacacacacacacacacacacacacacacacacacacacacgcacacacaccagtcctacactatcaccatgagaacctaacacacgcacacacacaccggtccaacactatcaccatgagcacctaacgcgtgcacacacacacacacacacaccagtcctacactatcaccatgagcacctaacgcgcgcacacacacacgcacacacacacacacacacacacacaagccagtcctacactatcaccatgagcacctaacacgcacacacacacacacacacacacacacacacacacaccagtcctacactatcaccatgagcacctaacacgtgcacacacacacacacacacacacaccagtcctacactatcaccatgagcacctaacgcgcgcacacacacacacactcacacaccagtcctacactatcaccatgagcacctaacatgcgtgcacacacacacgcacacacacacacacacaccagtcctacactatcaccatgagcacctaacgcgcgcacacacacacacacacacacactcacactcacacaccagtcctacactatcaccatgagcacctaacatgcgcacacacacacgcacacacacacacacacacacacacaagccagtcctacactatcaccatgagcacctaacacgcacacacacacacacacacacacacacacacacaccagtcctacactatcaccatgagcacctaacacgtgcacacacacacacacacacacacacaccagtcctacactatcaccatgagcacctaacgcgcgcacacacacacacactcacacaccagtcctacactatcaccatgagcacctaacatgcgtgcacacacacacgcacacacacacacacacaccagtcctacactatcaccatgagcacctaacgcgcgcacacacacacacacacacacactcacactcacacaccagtcctacactatcaccatgagcacctaacatgcgcgcacacacacacacgcacacacagacacgcacatacacacacaccagtcctacactatcagcATGAGCACctaatgcatgcacacacacacacacacacacacacacaccagtcctacactatcaccctGAGCACCtaacgtgcacagacacacacacacacacacacgcacacacaccagtcctacactatcaccatgagaacctaacacatgcacatacacaccggtccaacactatcaccatgagcacctaacgtgcacagacacacacacgcacacgcgtgcgcacacacacacacacacacacacacacacacacacacaccagtcctacactatcaccatgagcacctaacgcgcacacacacacacacacacactcacacactcacacaccagtcctacgctatcaccatgagcacctaacatgcgcgcacacacacacgcacacacacacacaccagtcctacactatcagcATGAGCACCtaacgcgtgcacacacacacacacacacacacacacaccagtcctacactatcaccatgagcacctaacgcgtgcacacacacacacatgcacacacacacatgcacacacacacacacacacaccagtcctacactatcaccatgagcacctaacgtgcacagacacacacacacacacacacgcacacacaccagtcctacactatcaccatgagcacctaacgcgtgcacacacacacacacacacacacacacacacacacacacacaccagtcctacactatcaccatgagcacctaacgcgtgcacacacacacacacacaccagtcctacactatcaccatgagcacctaatgcgtgcacacacacacacacacacacacacacacacaccagtcctacactatcaccatgagcacctaacacgcgcacatacacaccggtcctacactatcaccatgagcacctaacgcgtgcacacacacacacacacacacaccagtcctacgctatcaccatgagcacctaacacACACCCCAGTCCTTACACGCACTACCATCGCCATGAGCACTACTTCAGAGATTTAGCTGCCTTAAAATGCAgtctcactcatgcacacacacacacacacacagacacactcacttttGTTCATCATAGTAACTCCCTGCGGGGGGAATTTTAGAGAGGCCCCAAAGGGTGTGAGAAGAAAAATGCACTCAGTCATCTGCATCAggagcagtatgtgtgtgtgtgtgcgtgtgtgtgtgtgtgtgtgtgtttgtgtgtgtgtgagagagagagagcgagagagagtgagagtgtgtgactAAGAGGTTTTCACACCCAATTGATGTGTGAAAGTTAATGAAATGGAGAGAATTGCATTGGGTAACACTCTGCTCAAGTCCCATGGgcgcatgtgcttgtgtgtgtgtgtgtgtgtgtgtgtgtgtgtgtgtgtgtgtgtgtgtgtgtgtgtgtgtgtgtgcgtgtgtgtgtgtgtgcgtgcatgcgtgtgcgtgtgcgtgtgtgtgtgtgtgtgtgtgtgtgtgtgtgtgtgtgtgtgtgtgtgtgcgcgtgtgtatgtgtgttgatcTGTAACTGTGTAGATTTTCTGGTCTGTAtttcatttgtgtatttatcCACTGGATATGTGAgggtgggagaggagaggtCCTGAAGCAAATATGCATGGATAGTACGTCACAGTTGACTCCCATTGTGAATTTTAGAAGGCACTGAGATGAGCAATTGCTCAGTAGCGATTGTGTGCGATTGCTCGGTAGATGAGAAATGGAGCTAGAGATGTCTGTGACATCACCAATTATAGGACAATATCTGCCTGTGACATCACCAATTACAAGACATCTACCTGTGACATCACCAGTTACAGGACAACATCTGCCTGTGATATCACCAGTTACAGAACATCTGTCTGTTACATCATCAATTCTAGGACAACATCTGTCTGTGACATCACCAGTTACAAGACAACATCTGCCTGTGACATCACCAGTTACAGGACAACATCTGCCTGTGACATTACAAATTACAGGGCAATATCCCCAGCCTGACATCACCTGTTACAGGAAAACATCTCCTGTCTGTGACATCACCAATTACAGGACATCATCCCCTGCTTGTGACATCACCAGTTATAGGACAACAGCTCCTGCTTGTGACATCACCAGTTACAGGACTGGCGCTGACCATGGATGATGTAAGTGCCAAGATTTCGAGTGATGAATTTTTAGAAAAACGCACGGAAAGCTCTCAAAGACTCGTCATGAGGCACATCATGACACAGAGACTTGTCATGAGATACATCACGACACAGAGACCCATCATGAGGCACATCACGACACAGAGACTCATCATGAGGCACACCACGACACAGAACACGACAGAGGGATGATTAGTCAGTGTACAGAGGAAATGCAGTTGCTAGTGCAAATTCAACAACCTCTCTCTGAATGTGGTGGCTGACTTCAGGAAAGCACCTGGTGATCACTCTCCAATCAATATCGATGGCTCCTCTGTGGAAATCGTCAAAAGCACCAAGTCAAAAGCATCAGGGGGCATCAGGAGAGCACCCTAACCATGTTCTACCGGGGGCAGGTTTGGGAATTTCTCCATCTTGGACCGCAAGACCCTGCAAAGAATAGTAAGGACAGCCAAAAAGATCATCAGGGTCTCTCATCATGCTACCAGCTCCCAGCATTGTGGATGatctcacacacccctcacacacactcttctctctgtacCATCAGGGAGAGGTACTGAAGCAGTCAGGCCTGCACGGCCAGACTGTATAATAGTTTCTTCCTGTCATTAGACTCCTCAACTCCCAGAGACggacaacaaatatttaacaaaaaaaatagtcctgtattttatatttattatttaacacTTACGTTCTTCTGTGTTGGTcctttattttagatttattgtttacacttatgtttttttgctgcaccatggtcctggaggcaTGTTGTCTCATTCtactgtatacctgtatatagCTGGAATGACATTAAAAAGCCTCTAGTCTCTcgttacatttacggcatttatttgacacttttattcaaagccacttacaattctgactgaacacaacttgagtaactgagggttaagggtcttgctcaggggcccaacagtggcaacctggcagtggtgggacttgaactggcaaccttttgattactagttgagtaccaATCAAAGCTTATTGTAATAGATACCAGTATAATCATAATGTTTGACCATCCATATTAGTTATCAATCAACATAGCCAGTCACTTCATTGTCACACCCCTTTACGTATCTTCAAATAACTTCTTTAACTTCTCATGGTAACGAAAAATATTGGGACAGGTATTGTGAGGGTAATTTGAAGGTAACTTATAGAAATGACAGAACACAATTGCCAAAAAAAGATGATGTGtaatttcaaatgaaagttCACACACTGTTCACTTACATGGGAAGAGGTGGAGTTAAAGGTTGTACTGCAGTCAGCCACTAGAGTGCATCTGACACATTAATGGCGTCACTTTTCAATGGCTGTCGTCCAGTACACTAGTATACACAGTCTATGGTGTTATACAGTGTCATGGAAATCTCTGGTCCTATAATAATGACAAGCCAGACAGCAatgggtaaaacaaaagtaaatctAATTTAATGTTCGTCTTAGCCTGAGGGcatctcagttacacacacacatggcatcTGTAAGGAAGAAACAGCTTCATTCTTCTCCTCTGTGCTCTTATATTACTCTCAGCATTCACAAACTAGCAAAACAACTCTGAAAAGGGGGTTGTTTTGCTCCCTACCGTCTTATCTGCCCAGCAACAGAGCGTTCTTCTCAGGATCCAGATTAGGAGattatactattactatatactattATACTATTAATCCATTaaaattgtgttgtttttttaatcacctCTATAAATTCACCTCAGTATTTTAGCTGGGTTGTTTTCCCCTGCTAGTTGAAGCTCATTAGATAGCAGAACAATATGCTACTTAGTTAACATTTAATGAAGTGATCCAGCTACAGCAACAAGCACATGCCTCCATGTTTCCCAGTTGTTGAGGGGGTGAGTGGGgtccctttttaaaaaacataccATGTTCTCACAATTACTTTAGCAAGTAAGGGAGTGGAGAGGTAAGGGAGTGGAGAGGTAAGTGAATGGAGAGGTAAGGGAGTGGAGAGGTAAGTGAATGGAGAGGTAAGGGAGTGGAGAGGTAGGAGTGGAGAGGTAAGGGAGTGGGGAGGTAAGTGAATGGAGAGGTAAGGGAGTGGAGAGGTAGGAGTGGAGAGGTAAGGGAGTGGGGAGGTAAGTGAATGGAGAGGTAAGGGAGTGGAGAGGTAGGAGTGGAGAGGTAAGGGAGTGGGGAGGTAAGTGAATGGAGAGGTAAGGGAGTGGAGAGGTAGGAGTGGAGAGGTAAGGGAGTGGAGAGGTAAGGGAGTGGAGAGGTAAGGGAGTGGCCCTGGAAATcaagggggggagaggggaggtctCAGAGGCAGAGCTAGTGAGAGCTCAGGGGAGCCAAAGGGATCTGTTCAGTGATGgagggatctctctctctctctctctctctctctctctctctctctctctctctctctctctctctctctctctctctctctctctctctctctctctctctctctctctctctctctccctctctctctctctctttagagTTGCTTTGTGATTCTGCCTCTGTGGTGAAGCTGGACGATACTCAGCCCAGCTCCGTGGCTCTGACTCCCATGTCCGAGGTGTCGTCTACCGATGTGCTGGACTCTTCTTTCGTCTCCCAGCAATCAGACACCAGCAGGGAAACGAGCATCCAGCAGGGCAGCCCTGCAGAGGACGCGCTAGGAGATAAGGACCCAAGGCGGACCAAGCAGCATCTATACTGCCCAGTCTGCAAGGTGACAGTCAACTCAGTCACCCAGCTGGAGGCCCACAACagcggtatgtgtgtgtatgtgtgtgtgtgtgtgtgtgtgtgtgtgtgtgtgtatgtgagtatgtgagagtgtgggtgttgatgtgactgtgtgtatgggtgttggTGAGGCGGAGGGTTGTGGGTGTTgttgtgagtgtatgtgtataagtgttggtgtgtgttggagagtgtgtgtgcatgtgtgtgtgtgtgtgtgtatgtgttagtgtgtatatgtgtaggtgtgttgttAGTCTTCTACATGGCCTCATGGTCTTTCCACAGGTACCAAACACAAACTGATAATGGAGGGACAGAGCATATTGCCACGACGACGGGGAAAGGTGCTGTCCTCCCGTGCCATGTGTAAAAGCAAGCGATTGGCCAATAAAGGCAGCTTGGGTGTGGCCAGCAAGAACTTCCAGTGTGAAGTATGTGAGATTCGCGTCAACTCTGAGACCCAACTCAACCAGGTGCATACATACGCACTCATTCACAAGAAAAGCCTGTTTTGCAGAACTTGAAGGCAATGGCCCCTCAGCCTTAGTTAATTAGGTGTTAATTCCTATTCCTTAGGTCTCTCTAGCTGTTAGTCATGGCCTGCAAATATTACCAGTTAAATATTAAACCTAAAAAAGTGTTACAGTGGGTAACAGTGGGTAAAAGTGTGTTACAGTGGGTAACAGTGTGTTACAGCGGGTTACAGTGGGTAATAGTGAGTAACAGTGGGTTACAATGGGTTAGAGTGGGTTAAGCCCTGCCTACAGATCACCAAGGCCAAGGATTCCCTTCATACATATACTTCATACATCAAAGATTCTACTGGATCACAAGTAGTGTTGTTATAGTGAAGTATATTTATGACTTTCTAACCTCAACCCTAAACCTTACAGTATGTTTAATGACTTATatatgggttaaccctaaccctaacccttatgGTATGTTTGTTGTAAATGTAGCACATGAACAGTcgcagacacaaagacagactgGCAGGAAAGACACCAAAGCCCAAATACAGTCCACACAGCAAGAACCCGAACCCTACCTCAGGAGTactggtgagacacacacagacacacacacacacgcatacacacatacgcatacacacacaccccggtTCTCATGGTTTTCATTACAGTTCTTCTTTTAGCAGAGTGTCAGGTGGAGTAGCTGTGCTGGAGGAGCTGTGTCCGCCATGAAGAAAGTCTTTAACCAGTACAGTCTGTCCCCTTTGGCTTCACAGGTAAGTGATGACTCACAAGACCAGTTTTACATTCTATGAACATTTGTAAAACCATAATGTGTTAAAATACAGACAGCTTTTAAACTTTTCAGTATTTCACTTTTTCATTTGTATCTGATTTTCCATTTGACTCTGAAATAAGGTtaggaaatttttttttctgctatgCAAGCTTTTTTTGCGTCACTGTTCCCTTTGGATTACCCTTCCGTGACGTGACGTGACTGACATTTCTATTGGTTGGGGTAATTTCTTGTCTTATCTCATTCTCACAATCTCTCTCCTAATCTCTTGTAGACCAAGCTGGCACTACAGAAGCAACTGACTAAAAACTTGTCAACCAGCTTCCTGCCAACCCCTATAACTCCACCCACTCTTTGCACAGTGGCAGCCAATCCACTCGCACTCCGGCACCCAGCTGGTGCCACATTTATTCAGACACCAATCCTAGGCCCCGCCCTCTTTCGGCCTGCACCAGGACCACTTCgggccacacacacccctattaTCTTCTCACCTTATTAAAGCAtgcacatacttacacacacacacacacacacacacgcacacacacatacacatgcacacacacacccctattgTCTTCTCACCTTATTAAAGCATGTACAtacttacacgcacacacacacacatacacgcacacacacccctattaTCTTCTCACCTTATTAAAGCAtgcacatacttacacacacacacacacacacgcccacacacacacacacacacacatacacatgcacacacacccctattgTCTTCTCACCTTATTAAAGCAtgcacatacttacacacacacacacacacacacacacacacacgcacatacacaatacatgaataaactctatacaaataaactttgttATAGTGTGAAACATGTACATACAATAAACTGACATACAACACTCTTGAAAATTCTaaaactgatacacacacacacacacacacacacacacacacacacacacacacacacacctcctgaaCTCTCCTATAAGACTGTGACCCTTCTGAGAAGGTGACTCGTGAACTATGCACAGAGTGGTAGAagtcagagaggaagagaatgagagacaagagagaggaagacaacgACAGACAGCGGAAATGCAGAAGGAGAGTGAGTGCACACACCCCCGGGCTTTGGGAGGAGAGTGATTGCACACACCCCCGGGCTGTGGGAGTGCACACACCCCTGGGCTGTGGGAATGCACACACCCCCGGGCTTTGGGAGGAGAGTGATTGCACACACCCCCGGGCTGTGGGAGTGCACACAACCCTGGGCTGTGGGAGTGCACACCCCCCCGGGCTGTGGGAGTGCACACACCCCCGGGCTGTGGAAGGAGAGTGATTGCACACACCCCCAGGCTGTGGGAGTGCACACAACCCTGGGCTGTGGGAGTGCACACACCCCCAGGCTGTGGGAGTGCACACACCCCCGGGCTGTGGGAGTGCACACACCCCCGGGCTGTGGGAGTGCACACAACCCTGGGCTGTGGGAGGAGAGTGAGTGCACACACCCCCGGGCTGTGGGAGTGCACACAACCCTGGGCTGTGGGAGGAGAGTGAGTGCACACACCCCCGGGCTGTGGGAGTGCACACAACCCTGGGCTGTGGGAGGAGAGTGATTGCACACACCCCCGGGCTGTGGGAGTGCACACAACCCTGGGCTGTGGGAGGAGAGTGAATGCACACACCCCTGGGCTGTGGGAGTGCACACACCTCCAGGCTGTGGGAGGGGCCCCAAAGATCTCATTGACCCGCCCACATTCCTCCAGTCCTCCACTGAGGGCTTGACTGCTAGAGCATGACTCCTGGGAAATTTGGCCAGGCATGGTGATGAGTTTCACCTCTGGCGGGGACAGTATAtgattttataaaacattaatcATAGGTTTTTATTGTGTAAATTATTAGAAGAATAATATTAGAGACCTAGAGCTAAACTTTAGTTAAGTATAATGCAAACATCCCTTTACTCAGTGcatcataaatatgtttttatgttttcacatttttaataagtgtgtgccttcattttcagtttttcaacttgaacaaacatgtttttgctCCAGGACACCAGAAGAGCTGCCACTTTGCATCATAGGTAATCATCAGGGGTTACACTGAATGCAAGTGTAACAGACTGAAATCACAATTTACAGGAGAATCAGTGCTGattgctaacacacacagacgtgcacacacacacacactcacaattaGGGCTCCAATTTCTTCTGCATAGATTAGAAGATTTTGTGAGTCAGGCagatgtatgtacatacacacacacgcacacagtcacacacacacatggatgaTTATGGAGTACTTGCTGGTTCATGTGGCCTTTCATTTGGCTCTCAGCATTGTCTCATTAAAGTCTCACAAAGGTCACCCTGCCAGTCAAAATCAGCCTCATCCCTTGATTAAGATCTCagctctctctcagtgtgtgcctgtgtgggtgcctgtgtgcgtgcctgtatgtgtgtgtgggtgtctgtgttcacacatacacaagtgtgTGTAACAAATACCAGCCACAGTCCTGAACCTGTGACCTCATTTGCTCTTACGTGCTCCACTGAGCGTCACTAATGCAacagtgccccctgctgtacTTGGTCTGCAGCATGGTCAAGCACCCCTTTTTCTGGCTTGTCCAGGacctgtttcagtgctgtgcTGCTTGTTTGTGATACATGGGGCTAGGGTTACCTGAACCCTAtcccgaaccctaaccctagggttACCTGATCTCTAACCCTAGGGTTACCTGAACTCTATCCTGAACCCTGACCCTAGGGTTACCCGATCCCAAACTCTTGGGCTGGGTATGCTTCTCTGTGAATCTGCAGTCATGGGTTCTGCTCTGTCTATGTGGGCTATGTGTACTTTCATGTCTGTTGATTTTTTTCCATCTTATGAAATGTTAAGATGTTTTACAAAGTTTTAtgattacttaaaaaaaaactatattaGGTCAAAGTTTATCTGTCACTCTAAAAATAGAGTATCTAGAGACTTTATTACATTCATTATTGTTATGATAAGAGCAGTTGCTGTCTGAGAGAATTCTATTGTTAATACATAAAAAGATATTGGAACATATCTTAAGATATGCCAAGAATGAGTTGGTCTATTTAGCTTTTACAACTTGGTactaaagaaaagaagaaaatctttgtgtgtgtgagagagcgagagattgGTGTGATTATATGAGGagaacaaaaatgaattatCTTAGTGTATTTGGATCATTTTAGCTCCAGAACGTAGTTACAGATGAATCTCAGGGCCAGCTCAGGGCTCCTGGTTCAGCTTCATTTGGGAAGAGTGCACCCCCTGCAGGAGCTGTCTGGCTCCACACATGAACAGAATTAACATTCAGCCATACTGGAGCTCACTCAAAAGGAACAGACGCTGGATAAAGGCAAGCTCAGCTGTGTTAAAATGATAACATACAAGGTCTGCTACTCCggttgtgcatgtgtctctgtgcatatgtgtgtttgcacatccTCCTCTGTGTCCAACACACTTGGAAACAAAGCGCTAAATGTGAACAACTGTTTTCATATCAGGCTTTCAGAGCAGTGGACTCAGGCTTGGGAAACTAGAACGGTTGTTTGGTAACATTTCTCCCAAATCTACAAAGCACACTGTGGACTCACCAGTGATCGCGATGTTGATACCTGGGCCCTCTGTGTGCTAATGACTATGTTGACTAATGTGATTGGCTGTTTTTTAGgacatttaaataacatttttgcttattttcccCTTCAGATTCAGTATTTTAAGCAATAACCATGTTTTGGATCTGTAATAGCCATAATGAATCACAATGAACACACTTTCCCttttatataaaatggaaattTAGCCATGACTTTACCTTTCTGTATCTCTGGCCATCTcactctgtttgtctctctacCTTCCTTCTTCTCCTGGTTTTGTACAGTTTGTTACTGTTGGCACAGTGTCAGAGAGGATCTGTG
It encodes the following:
- the znf385c gene encoding zinc finger protein 385D isoform X1, coding for MLIGAAAQGSTLLAAVPVQARPLHTPLELKNFLPFRLSGSSALSLFPNFNTMDPVQKAVINHTFGVPQKKKQVISCNICHLRFNSTNQAEAHYKGHKHARKMKALEAQKTKHHRRQLDGSVRERVRGRARVAEPLTTIHPCTTERSKLLCDSASVVKLDDTQPSSVALTPMSEVSSTDVLDSSFVSQQSDTSRETSIQQGSPAEDALGDKDPRRTKQHLYCPVCKVTVNSVTQLEAHNSGTKHKLIMEGQSILPRRRGKVLSSRAMCKSKRLANKGSLGVASKNFQCEVCEIRVNSETQLNQHMNSRRHKDRLAGKTPKPKYSPHSKNPNPTSGVLQSVRWSSCAGGAVSAMKKVFNQYSLSPLASQTKLALQKQLTKNLSTSFLPTPITPPTLCTVAANPLALRHPAGATFIQTPILGPALFRPAPGPLRATHTPIIFSPY
- the znf385c gene encoding zinc finger protein 385D isoform X2 → MLIGAAAQGSTLLAAVPVQARPLHTPLELKNFLPFRLSGSSALSLFPNFNTMDPVQKAVINHTFGVPQKKKQVISCNICHLRFNSTNQAEAHYKGHKHARKMKALEAQKTKHHRRQLDGSVRERVRGRARVAEPLTTIHPCTTERSKLLCDSASVVKLDDTQPSSVALTPMSEVSSTDVLDSSFVSQQSDTSRETSIQQGSPAEDALGDKDPRRTKQHLYCPVCKVTVNSVTQLEAHNSGTKHKLIMEGQSILPRRRGKVLSSRAMCKSKRLANKGSLGVASKNFQCEVCEIRVNSETQLNQHMNSRRHKDRLAGKTPKPKYSPHSKNPNPTSGVLSVRWSSCAGGAVSAMKKVFNQYSLSPLASQTKLALQKQLTKNLSTSFLPTPITPPTLCTVAANPLALRHPAGATFIQTPILGPALFRPAPGPLRATHTPIIFSPY